The following is a genomic window from Sedimenticola thiotaurini.
GAAACCTTCAAAACAGTTGACCAATCCCACCGGCTGCCCATCGGCAAAGGCCAGGAAGCTCACCGCTGCGCTGCGCTTGCGTAACTCCGTCACCAGGTTTTTCCGTGTAAACCCGGACAGTGGCTGACCGCCACCCATGGGATCCCGGGCGTAGGCATCCAGCAGTTCGAGCAACGCCCCGGCATGGCGGGGTTGGGCCAGGTCGGCCTGTACGATCTCTATCAACACAACGCTGTTATCTCCCGCCTTCCGAACCGGCAGCGGCGACCGCTACCGGCACACTCTCTGTCATTCAGGTTGAACCCTACTGTTTATTAATAAAAAGCCGCTCCAGAGAGCTGGCACTGATGGGCTTGCTGAAGTAGTAGCCCTGTGCAAAATCACACTCCTCAGCCTGCAAAATAGCCAGTTGCTGAACAGTCTCCACCCCTTCCGCGATGACCTTCAGCCCAAGACTCCGGGCCATGGAGATGGTCGCCACCACCAGCTCCCTGTCATCCAGATCAGTGGTGATATCACGGACAAAACTGCGATCGATTTTGAGGGTGTCGAAGTGGTAATGGCGCAGATAGCTGAGCGAAGAGTAACCGGTACCAAAGTCATCCATGGAGAGGGCGACCCCCATATTACGCAGGCCGTTAAGAATCTCCACCGAGTCGATCCGATCACTTAACAGGACATTCTCGGTCACCTCGATTTCCAGAAAATCACCCGGCAATCCATACTCTGTAAGGATGTTTTCCAGTCGGACCAGGAACGCCCTGTCCTTCAGCTGCACCGGTGATACGTTGACCGCAACCCGGAATGTCTGCCCCTTTTCATCGCGCCAGTAAGCTGCCTGCTGTATCGCTTTCCGCAACACGTAATCACCGATCTCCACGATACGTCCAGTACGTTCGGCAACCTCGATAAACTCGACCGGAGGCACTTCGCCCAGCTTAGCATTCTTCCAGCGCAGCAGTGCCTCGACACCGACAATCACCTGGGAGTGGATGTTCACAATAGGTTGGAACAGCAGATAGAACTCATCATTCTGCAAGGCGGTATACAGCTGCTCCTCCAGCTCTACCCGCCGCGATACATCCTGGTTCATGGAGTCGGTGTAGAAATTGAATGCATTGCGTCCCAGTGACTTGGAGTGATACATGGCAGTATCGGCATTGCGCAGCAGGATCTTGGATGTATCACCATCGTCCGGATAGATGGCGATACCGATACTGGCGGTCAGCAGGATCTCCCGATCCCCCAGTTTGAAGACCGTACGAAATGCCGAGAGGATCTTCTCTGCCACCCGCTGGGCATCAACCCGCTCATGCAGATGGGCGAGCAACACAATAAACTCATCACCACCCAATCGACCGACAGTATCATTTTCCCGGATCGACTCCCTTACCCGGTGCGCCGCCTCTTCGATAACCTGGTCACCCACTTCATGACCAAGGGTGTCATTCACTTTCTTGAAGTCATCCAGATCCAGGAACAGTACCGCGGAGAGGTGATTTTCCCGTTGCGCCGTACGGACAATCTGGGATAAGCGGTCCAGGGCCAGGAACCGGTTTGGCAGCCCGGTCAGGCTGTCATAATGGGCCTGGTGCAGAATCTTCTCCTCCTGAACCTTACGCAGCGTGACATCCTCTTTCACACCCAGGTAGTGCCGGATGCGCCCCTGACCATCAAAAATGGGCGAGATATGGGCATACTCCCAGAACAGGGAACCGTCCTTGCGCCGGTTCTGGAACTCGCCCTGCCAGGACTGTCCGCTCTGAATCGTGTTCCACAGATCTGTGTAGACCTCCGGTTTGGTTTTGCCCGATGACAGGATGCTGGTGTGCTGTCCCTGAGCCTCTACCGCCGTATAACCGGATGTGCGTTCAAACCCCCGGTTGACATATTCGATCCGGCCGTCCAGATCGGTGATCACGATGGAAACCGGGCTCTGCTCCATGGCCTGGGAGAGGGTGCGAATGGTCTCTTCTGTCTGTTTATGCTCCGTAATATCCGCCGAGGTGAAGATGGCGGCAATCTGGCGTCCGTCATCCCCATAGATTGGTGAGGCGTTAGCCAGTACGTAGGTCTCCGAACCATCCGCCCGGCGGAAAATGACCTCTTTACTGCGGGTAGCATGCTCTTCCACCATGGCCCGCACCAGCGGTGTCTCCCGCACATCCAGCACACGACCATCGGGCTCCTCCATCTGCCAGGTTCGGGACTCCGTATTGATCAGTTCACCTTGGACATAGCGAATTTTCTGCTGCTGTTCATCCGACACGCCGGTGATACGCTGGATCTCCTGATTGACCAGGGTCACGTTCCAGTCCTGGTTCGTTCCCTCCGCCAACATGATGGCAAAAGGGGCCTGGTCAATCACAGCATGCAGGAGCGTATTGGTATGTTTAAGACTCAGCTCCACGTTACGGCGCTCGGTGATGTCCTGCAGGGCGGTAAACCGGACCATCCGATCCTGGTAAAGCATATCGCGTCCGCGAACCTCCGCCGGGAAGGTGGAGCCATCCTTGCGTAACGCCACTATCTCGTAAGGTTCGGTCGTACCGGACGCCATTCTCTGCCGGACCAGCTCCCGGTATTCCGGCCCCACCCACTCTATGGCGGGCTTACCGATCGCCTCTTCCAGGGGGTAACCAAACATCTTCTCTGCGGCCCGGTTCTGTCCCAGGCAGATACCGTTCTCGGATATGAATATGGCCTCAAACGCCGCCTCGGAAAGTGCCCGCAGCTGTCCTTCACTCTTTCTCAGGGCCTGCTCAGCAGCGAGCTTTTCTGTAATGTCATGGGCGATTCCGAACACCATGCCATCCGCCAGGGGAACCACGCTCAGCCGGGCATACCGTTCAGTTCCATCCAGATGGCTGAACACTACATTCCCCAGGTCGTGGGTGGTGTTTGTCTGCAAGGCGTGATCCAGTCCTCCACAGTCAGCCGTTGGACAGATATCGGGGATGGTCAGGGAGGTCAACTCCTCTACCGAACGACCGGTCAGCTTTTCCGCCGCCTGGTTGGCATCAATAAAATAACCGGATACGGTATTGAACAGGAAAATTGCATCACTGGACTGGGCAAACAGTGAATAGAAGCGGGCATCGCTCTCTTCCCGTGCACGCTGGGCATTGATGCGTACTGTGATGTCATTGAAAGCCACCACTGCACCAATCACCTTACCCTGGTGACGCATCGGATAAGCCCGGTACTCCACAGGTATGCACTTACCGTTGGCTGCGCAGAAAATCTCGTGCTCCCGATAGACCCGGGTATCTTCACGCATCGCGGTCAAAATGGGCGACTGGTCTTCTGCATAGGCGCTATCATCAGCGGCGCGCTGACTGATAACATCGGTCAGCCCCTTCCCCAGCAGATTCTCGTCGTCGGAGTAGCCCAGTGTTTCGACACAGGCACGGTTACAGAAAGTAAACTGTCCCTCCAGGTCAATGCCAAAAATGCCGGCACCGGTTGAGGCCAGCAACAGTTCAATATGTTCATGCGAGCTGACCAGCTCCTGGGTGCGGGCATCCACCTCCTCTTCCAATTGATACTTGGCCGTCCGCAGGGCAATCTCCGCCTCCTGCCAACGCCTGCCCACGCCGTTGACAATGGCGAGCCCGATCACCGCAATGGTGATCAGGATAAACACCGTTGTGGCGATTATGGCCCGGGAACGGTTCTGGATCTTACCTAGCAGGGTCTCCTCGTTACGCAGCACCACCATCTGCCAGCCGGAGACTACAGGTATGCTGTAACCGAGGTAGCTGATGGTACTGTCCGGGTTGGTGAAGCGTCGATAACCGGAGTCATCGGGTTGTCCCGGGTGGAGGGAAGCCTTCAGTTGCCGTACCACAGGACGTTGTTGAAACGTCTCCCAGCGATCTGGTAAAAGCCAACCCGGATCGCTGTGGGCCAGCAGGTTCCCCCGTTCATCGAGCAGAAACATCTCGTCGAAGGAGGAGGTGGCAAACTGCTGGATCAGCCGCGACAGGCGTTCCAGGTGAAACACCCCGCCGAGATGGGCGATCATCTGCCCGTCACGGTTGCGCACCGGCGTATTGATGGCAACGGCAAGTTGGCCGTCGGCACCCAGGTAGCTGTTGGAAATCACCGTGTCGGCGGTGCGCAGTGTCTCCTGGAAATAGGGCCGATCGCGCATATTGTGCTTGGTGATGGAACGCTGCACATAATAGGGCTCGGCAAGATAGTGTTCACCATCCGGGGCAAGCAGAAAGAGTACGGAAAAATCGCTGTATTCGTTGAGAAACCGCCGCAGTATTCGACGTCGTTCCGGTTCTGCGCTTTCGGGAACACCACCTATCCCATGATCAATCCGGTCGGGATCAAGGGATTCCTGGAACATCGGCAGATCCGCCACCAGGCGGAGCGCCCGACTGGCCTTATTCATCTCCTGGTCAATCCGGCCCGCCAATGCCGCAGCCAGCGGCTGATTGTGCTCCTGCCAGTGCCCGATCGCCTCCCGTTCCAGGGCGTTGTACAGATAGGTGGCCACAACCAGTACAGCAAGAAAGGCCGCTACACCACCGAGCAGAGTCATCCGCTTCAAACTGGTCAGTTCGGTTTTGGCGAGGGCCACGGTCTGTCTGGAAACAGCGGGCTGATCTGTATTCACACTATCCATTAAGTTAAGAAATCTGGCATGCCGTCTCTCTCCGTGCACTCCCTTAAACTGGCGGGTTATCATCCTACCGGAGACTCTTGCTGAACGGCCGGACTGTCCGACTTGAACTTTCGATGGTTTCCGCCTGGTTCTGCCGGGGTTGCTGCGGAAAGATTACCACGAACCATAGGCAACTGCTTCCATAAATGCGCGCCCAACCCCATCGGTAACAGGTTAAAATCCCATAGGACAGGTGGTTTTTCAGCGGCCCGAACCGTGCCGGGATACCAGGATTAATAACTTGAATAATTTATGGTTATTATCGTTGGATCACATGGTAGGATGCCGCGCTCAAGTAATTTTGACCGGAGTACCGAATGGCAATTGTGCGCTGGATTCTTGGACGACTGATACTGCTGATCGATTGGCTTACAACGCCAGGTGGAGTCAAGCGTCCACCGGAACAACAGGCCGCCCTGAATCAGCAGACCGCCCATCTGTCCCTGTATCAGTTCCAGGCCTGTCCATTCTGCGTCAAGGTACGCCGTTTCCTGAAGCGAAACAGTCTGCAAATAGAGACCCGGGACGCCAAGAGAGATCCACAATACCGCAATGAACTGCTGTCCGGCGGTGGGGAGATCAAAGTCCCCTGCCTGAGAATTGACAATGACCAGGGTGACACTCAGTGGTTGTATGAATCGGACGAGATCATAAGCTATCTGGAACAGCGCTACCTGAAACCAAACGCCTGAATCGACAGAATAATCTGTCCGGCCCCGGGGATTCCCTGGCGGAAGACGCCCACTCCTGCTACCAGCGGAGAATTCATCACCTCTCCCCTGGGACCTGGACCTTACTGCTCAAGCCGAGCCTTCCGGTGCTTCTCCCGGACCATTTCCAGACTCCACTCAAGGTGATACCCGTCCACCTTTTTGACCCACAACTCGTCGGCCACAATGGCCGACAATCGGTCACTGAACCTGCCTTCCACCCGGACCAACTTCAAGACGTATTTCAGTTTGGTTTTCCAGTCGATATTGGTTACGTAGAAGTAGTTGCCATCCGCCGTCTGGACGACAAAATCACGCTCCAGCAGCACATGGGGATCGTCCTTGTCGATTGGGCACAGTTTCCCTTTCGATGCGCAACCCAATCCATTAAACCGCCCCTCGATACGATCAGCCTGGACCACCAGGGGCAGCAGGATCAGGGTAAGTATTAAAATCCAACGAAATTGACTCATGGCTGTCATGGGAAATCATCCGGGTTACGGGCGGCTCAGCTGCGCGCCAGGCGGCGGTTTATGGGGTGCTATGGATATAAGGACCAGAATAACATGGTAATTCTTTCACCAGCCCCAGACTAGCCGGATACGGCAGCCTGTTCTGGACACGAATGCAGCATCGGCTATCATGGAGCACAATAAAAACCGCTTACCACCGATCATTAATCACCAGCCACGAGATTCGCAGTATGCCAGCTCCCCATATCCATACCGCCGTTCCCCTGAGACGCTACCAACTCGGCTCTTTTCTGGTCAATATTCTGGGCGACATCAAGAGCGATGATCCCGCCGAGTATCGCTATATCATGGCGTTGATCGATGAAGGGGCCCAGGAGCCCTGTCTCTACGTTACCGCTGAGGTCAATCCACCGGCACAACGCCAGCAGGGGCGCTATCGCATCCGGGTGGTGCTGGATCAGCAGGAGAAGGAGATGGGTTCCGCCGATGAGTGGGGCGATGTGGAGAATTTCTCCATCTTCAGCATGGGAATAGCGGCCAAGCTGTACCAGCTTGGTGACGAGGAGCCGAAACGACTGGTGTGACAGAGCCGGTCCGGTTCAGCCGGCGGGCCGCCGGTATTGGGGCAACTTCAGGCCGAATAAAATGGCCGCGGTCCGCAGACCGAAAGCGATCGAAAACGCCCCCAGAGTGGCGATCATCTCCCCCACATTCACCAGTTGCAGCAACAGATAGGCGGTGGCACCGGCAACCGCGGTGGTCACATAGAGCTCCCGGGAAGAGAGGATCAGGCTCTCGGCACAGAGCACGTCACGAATGATCCCACCAAAAGTGGCGCTCATAACCCCCATGCAGACCGCGATCAGGGGTGATGCGCCATGGGCCATCGCAATGGCGGTGCCGGTGATGCAGAACGTGGAGAGTCCGATGGCGTCCATCCAGACCAGCGCCCGGTAACGGGAGGTCAGCAGGGGGGCCAGGAAATAGGTGGCCACCGACGCGACCAGACAGATCATCACCATCTCCGGCCGCTCTATCCAGTAAACCGGGGTGGCGCCCAGCAGCAGATCCCGCAGTGTGCCGCCGCCAAGCCCGGTGACACAACCGATCAGCAGGAAGCCCAGTATATCCATCTCCTTCCTGGCCGCCTCCAGCGAACCGGAGACGGCGAACACCGCGATACCGAACAGGCCGGTCCAGTCGATAATACTGCCCAGATCCAGCCCGCTCATGAAACCTGCATCCCACCATTGATCATTTCATACACCAGCCAGGGGAACCGGCAATAACTCGAGATGAACCCACAACCCGGCCCGGTTTTATTATCGAAACGCATGCCGGCGATGGGGCCCATTGACAGCTGACCAGACCGGCCAGGGGCTCAGATCCGTTCAAAAGCGGCCGCGATCCCCTGGCCGCCACCGATACACATGGTCACCAGGGCATAGCGGCCGCCAATACGGTGCAGTTCATGCAGCGCCTTGGTGGTCACAATACTGCCGGTGGCGCCGATCGGATGGCCCAGGGAGATACCGCTGCCATTGGGATTGGTGCGATCCGCCGACAGACCCAGATCACGGCACACCGCAATCGCCTGGGCGGCGAACGCCTCGTTAACCTCCAGCACATCAAAATCCGCCACACTGAGGCCGGTCTGGGCCAGCAGCCGTTTCACCGCAGGCACCGGCCCGATACCCATATAGGCCGGTTCACAACCGGCGTGGGCATACCCGACCAACCGGGCCAGCGGCTTGAGACCTTTCGCCTGCGCATACTCGGCGCTGGCCACCACCACGGCAGAGGCGGCATCATTCAGACCGGATGCGTTACCTGCCGTCACCGTGCCATCCTTCTTGAATACCGGGCGCAGCTTTCCCATACCCTCGATGGTGGCATCGGCGCGGAAATGTTCGTCCCGTTCAAACAGCGTGGTGCCTTTCCGGCTCTTCAGCTCAACGGGGACAATCTGATCGTTGAAATAGCCCTTCTCCCAGGCCTGGGCCGCCCGCCGGTGAGACTCCACCGCCAACGCATCCTGCTCTTCCCGGCTGATACCCCACTTCTCGGCGATATTCTCCGCCGTCACCCCCATGTGGATCCCCTCGAACGGATCGTTCAGGGCCCCCACCATCATATCCACCATCTGGGCATCACTCATGCGTGCCCCCCAACGCAGACTGGGCATCAGATAGCCGGCACGACTCATGTTCTCCGCGCCACCGGCCACCGCAACATCACATTGGCCGGTCTCGATCTGCTGGGTAGCGGAGACAATCGCCTGCAGGCCGCTGCCGCAGAGCCGGTTCACCGTGAACGCCGGCGTATCCACCGGCAGACCACCGGTCACCGAGGCGTAACGGGAGATATACATATCCCGGGGCTCGGTATGAATCACATGTCCCATGACGGTATGCCCCACATCAGCGGGCAGCACACCGGCACGCTCCACGGCGGCGCGTACCACAGTGGTCGCCAAATCCACCACCGGAACACTCTTCAGTCCGCCACCATAACTGCCCACTGCCGTGCGAACCGCGCTCAAAAGAACAATCTCCTTCATCGTGCCCATATCCACTCTTCCTCATCTCTGTCGATGGAAAACCAGACAGCCTTCTTGCTGTCGGCAGCAACAGTCGCCGGCGCTGCAACACACTGTTCAAAACTACTCTAGTAGAGCAATCAGAGGCAATGCAAGCTGGTTTAACAGGGGCTTATATAGACCCTGCTGACAACCGATAACCCTGTCATTAACAAGCCATCTGTTACGCATAATCGGCCCCGCAGATGGCACCCGGTGCAACAACACAAATAATCCGGATCGGCTGGCCGGGTGACCGCTGTTTCAATCCACCTCGGCATGACGCTCCGGTATGGCAGAATATCCAGCGCCTGATATGATCCGATACCGGACAAAACAGCCCCAACATCTGACCTGACGCAATAGCAACAATATTGGTAGTTGATAAACTATTAATTAAGAACAGGGGGATTTCTTATGGATCAGACACTACAACGCCTGCTGGCCGCCGAACAGAAAGCCGAGGCGATCGTGCAGGAGGCGGAGAAAGAGCGCGAGCAGGTTATCCGCAGCGCCCTTCAGGATGCCCGTGCCGAGGAGGAGCGCTTTGAGGCGCGAATCCCGGAACTGCACAGGTCATTCATCGAGAAAGCCGAACAGCGGGCTCAACAGACCAACAACGAACTGAAGAAACGCTATGACGAGCACCATGTGCAGCTGCGCAACATGGCGGAAGAGCGTGAAAACGAAGCGTTGGATGCGGCCTTTCAACTGCTCACCGACCCCGACACGGGTCGCTAAAGGGTAACCGGCAATCCGATGACCAGCACCTCCGGCCAAACCTATCTGAAAACCCGCGCTGCCGTGATGTCCGGGCAGTTGATGGATGAGCAGGATTTTACGGCGATTCTGGCCACGCCCCTGCAGCAGTTGGAGAAGCAGTTCGGGCTGAGCGGAATCAGCGACCGGGGCCTGAGTCCGGCCAATTTGAACCGGAGTATCGAGCGGGGTCTGATCAACCAGTTAATGAACGAACTGACCATTCTGCTGAGGCCCCTGAATGGTCCGGCACGGGAGACCCTGATCCACTGGTCGCGCAAATTTGAACTTTACAACCTGAAGGCGCTGATCCGCGGCAAACTGAACAACCTGCCCTATGACCTGATCCGGGAGAGCCTGCATATTCTGCCGTCCCTGATCAGCCTGCCCCACGAAGAGCTGCTGCGCACGGAGAACGTTCCCGAACTGCTGCGGCGACTTGAAAACACCCCCTACGAGGCCATAGCCCGGCAGGCACGTCAGGTTTATGAAGAGAAGAATGAATCCTTCTCCCTCGACGCCACCATCGATCTCCGCTACTACACTGGTCTGCTCAAACATGCCCAGGGCTGCGACCCGGCGGATCGATCACCGCTGCTGAAACTGATCGGCTCACTGATCGATCGACAGAACCTGCCCTGGCTGCTGCGTTACCGTCTCAACTACCAGCTCTCACCCACTGAAACCTATTACCTGATGATCCCCTCGGGACGCCACATCCATACCGATCTGCTCAAACAGCTGGTCAACATGCAGCAGTTGACGGGGATCCTGGAGGCACTGCCGGCGCCGCTGGACAGTCAACTGTCAGGGGCAGCTTCAATCATGGAGGTGGAGCTGGCCATGACCGAGGCACTCAATGAGCAGACCCGACACTGTCTGCACTTCTGTCCGTCGGCCGTGGCCCGTACCCTCGCCTACATGATGCTGAGGGAGATGGATCTGCAACGGGTGTTCGCCATACTCCAGGGACAGGTACTGGCGCTGGATGAGACGGTGATCCGCCAGGCCGCAGACCTTGACCGGGAGGATGCCAATGTTTAAACCCCTGGCCATGAAACAGGTTGTGATCCAGCTGCTGGCTGACGACCTGCCCCGGGCTTCACTCACCCTGGCCGAACTGGGTGTTTTCAGTCCCAGCAACCGGGAGGAGTTCAACGAATATTTCCCCGATATTCCCGGCGAACATTACCGGGAGATCTATCACCAGGCCTGTTCCAGACTGCAGAAAATCGAGTCCCACATCCCACTCGGACCGGTTACCACCATATCGCCTACCCGGGTGATAAGTGAGCAGGAGCTGAGCAGCACCAACCAGTGGCTGGGAGAGATCTGGGAACGCTGCTCATCCTACGAGGAACATTTCCGGCGCCTCACCGACGAGGAGCACATGCTCAATCAGCTGGAGCAGGCGCTGGACAACTTCGCCTCGTTGAATATCGATCTCTCCCTGCTGCAGGGAGAGCGGCTGTTTCTCGATCTGCACGTGGGCATGCTGCCCAGCGCCAATGTACCAAAACTGCGTGAAGCCATCGCCCTGGCCGATTACCTGCTGTTCAGCTATCTGGAGAACAGTAACAACACCCATGTCATCATCATCGGCATCAAGGGGGCGCGGGTAAAGGAGCTTCGATCGGTCATGGATACGGCCGGATTCCATGCCCTGGAGATACCCCCGGAGCTGCATGACAAACCGGAACGGATCCGCTCAGACCTGCAACGGCGCAGGGAAACCGTTGCCCGGGAGCGTACCGAGCACCAGCAATCGATGCAGGCCTGCGCCGACGAGGTACGCGCCCAACTGGAACAGGCACGCAACCAGTTGATCCTGGCGGAACCCTACGTAGCGATGGGGGATGCGGCGCGCAACCTGGGGCAGCTGTCAATCATCTCCGGCTGGATACCGGAACGGGAACTGCAACGGGTCGAGTCTGCCCTGTACAAAGCACTCTCCGGCCCGTTTCAGATAACCGCCGATACACCGCCCCGGTCACGTCACCGGGAAGTACCCACCTGCCTGCCGGTGAACTGGCTGACCAGCGCCTTCTCCTCGCTGGTCAAGCAGTACGGCGTGCCGCGTTACGGGGAGATCAACCCGACCTTGATCTTCGCCCTCTCGTTCATCGCCATGTTCGGCATGATGTTCGGTGACGTGGGTCATGGTGCGGTGATCATCCTGGCCGCCTGGCTGGGCCGGAAAAAGTTGAAGAGTTTTACTCCGTTCGCCATCTGTGCCGGTCTTTCCGCCAGCCTGTTCGGCCTGTTGTACGGCAGTCTGTTCGGCTACGAACATCTGTTTCACGCGGTCTGGATACCACCCCTGTCGGATCCCCTCTACATGCTCAGCATGGCGCTGTTCTGGGGCATCGGCTTCATGGTGATTATCAGCCTGTTGTATATCCATAACCGGTTGGTTTCCGGGGAGATCAGCCACGCCCTGTTTGATACCAACGGCGTGGTCAGTATCACCCTCTATCTCAGCGTGCTGGCGGGCACCTATCAGCTTTACCAGAGCGGCAGTTTTGGCTGGCTGCCTGCCGCGCTCAGTATCCTCACCCTGCTGACCCTGCTGGCGTTCAAACTGATCGAAACCCAGGCACCACCGGGGGAACGTATGCTGGTGGCCACAATAGAGACCTTCGAGACCCTGACCGGCTACATCTCCAACACCCTGTCATTCCTGCGTGTGGCGGCCTTCAGCCTGAACCACGTGGCACTGGCCATTGCGGTGTTCACCCTGGCCGATATGATGGACGGAACCGGTCACTGGCTGATGGTGGTCGGGGGGAATCTGTTTATTCTCATACTGGAGGGTGCCATTGTGACCATCCAGGCACTGCGACTGGAGTATTACGAGGGATTTTCCCGCTTCTTCTCCGGCGATGGTACCGAATTCAAACCATTGAAACTTTCACTGCAGGGAGTCAAGTAAAGCGGTTTTCTTCAGGCAACAGGCATCCGGAGGGACAGGGCGTTACTTGTCCATCCAACCGGTAAAAAACAGGGCGGAATAGGACCGCCGGAACAGTAACACGACCGTATCTATTGTTAGGCACAAGGAGCAGATCATGTATTGGCTGATCACACTGATGACCCTGGGGATTCTGGGACTCATCATCACCGGGGTACTCATAGAGCTGCATCCCAGCAAGGGAATCAACGGACGCCGCTGGTTCAAACCGGCCATCGGCAGCAACCTGCTGCTGTTTGTGGGCGCCCAGGCGCTGCTGGTCTTTTTCGGCATCCAGGAAGCCGCCGCCGCACCGGCGGTAGCCGAGGCTGGCGAGATCTCCCTCGGTATGGGGCTCGGCCTGATCGGCGTGGGCATCCCCACCGCATTCAGTACCGTGGCGGCCGGCATCGCCGTCGGCCCGATTGGTGCCGCCTCTCTGGCCGTGCTGGCGGAGAAACCGGAGATCTTCGGGCGTACCCTGATCTACCTGGGCCTGGCCGAAGGTATCGCTATCTACGGTCTGGTGATGAGTATTCTGCT
Proteins encoded in this region:
- a CDS encoding PAS domain S-box protein, whose product is MNTDQPAVSRQTVALAKTELTSLKRMTLLGGVAAFLAVLVVATYLYNALEREAIGHWQEHNQPLAAALAGRIDQEMNKASRALRLVADLPMFQESLDPDRIDHGIGGVPESAEPERRRILRRFLNEYSDFSVLFLLAPDGEHYLAEPYYVQRSITKHNMRDRPYFQETLRTADTVISNSYLGADGQLAVAINTPVRNRDGQMIAHLGGVFHLERLSRLIQQFATSSFDEMFLLDERGNLLAHSDPGWLLPDRWETFQQRPVVRQLKASLHPGQPDDSGYRRFTNPDSTISYLGYSIPVVSGWQMVVLRNEETLLGKIQNRSRAIIATTVFILITIAVIGLAIVNGVGRRWQEAEIALRTAKYQLEEEVDARTQELVSSHEHIELLLASTGAGIFGIDLEGQFTFCNRACVETLGYSDDENLLGKGLTDVISQRAADDSAYAEDQSPILTAMREDTRVYREHEIFCAANGKCIPVEYRAYPMRHQGKVIGAVVAFNDITVRINAQRAREESDARFYSLFAQSSDAIFLFNTVSGYFIDANQAAEKLTGRSVEELTSLTIPDICPTADCGGLDHALQTNTTHDLGNVVFSHLDGTERYARLSVVPLADGMVFGIAHDITEKLAAEQALRKSEGQLRALSEAAFEAIFISENGICLGQNRAAEKMFGYPLEEAIGKPAIEWVGPEYRELVRQRMASGTTEPYEIVALRKDGSTFPAEVRGRDMLYQDRMVRFTALQDITERRNVELSLKHTNTLLHAVIDQAPFAIMLAEGTNQDWNVTLVNQEIQRITGVSDEQQQKIRYVQGELINTESRTWQMEEPDGRVLDVRETPLVRAMVEEHATRSKEVIFRRADGSETYVLANASPIYGDDGRQIAAIFTSADITEHKQTEETIRTLSQAMEQSPVSIVITDLDGRIEYVNRGFERTSGYTAVEAQGQHTSILSSGKTKPEVYTDLWNTIQSGQSWQGEFQNRRKDGSLFWEYAHISPIFDGQGRIRHYLGVKEDVTLRKVQEEKILHQAHYDSLTGLPNRFLALDRLSQIVRTAQRENHLSAVLFLDLDDFKKVNDTLGHEVGDQVIEEAAHRVRESIRENDTVGRLGGDEFIVLLAHLHERVDAQRVAEKILSAFRTVFKLGDREILLTASIGIAIYPDDGDTSKILLRNADTAMYHSKSLGRNAFNFYTDSMNQDVSRRVELEEQLYTALQNDEFYLLFQPIVNIHSQVIVGVEALLRWKNAKLGEVPPVEFIEVAERTGRIVEIGDYVLRKAIQQAAYWRDEKGQTFRVAVNVSPVQLKDRAFLVRLENILTEYGLPGDFLEIEVTENVLLSDRIDSVEILNGLRNMGVALSMDDFGTGYSSLSYLRHYHFDTLKIDRSFVRDITTDLDDRELVVATISMARSLGLKVIAEGVETVQQLAILQAEECDFAQGYYFSKPISASSLERLFINKQ
- a CDS encoding glutaredoxin family protein codes for the protein MAIVRWILGRLILLIDWLTTPGGVKRPPEQQAALNQQTAHLSLYQFQACPFCVKVRRFLKRNSLQIETRDAKRDPQYRNELLSGGGEIKVPCLRIDNDQGDTQWLYESDEIISYLEQRYLKPNA
- a CDS encoding trimeric intracellular cation channel family protein gives rise to the protein MSGLDLGSIIDWTGLFGIAVFAVSGSLEAARKEMDILGFLLIGCVTGLGGGTLRDLLLGATPVYWIERPEMVMICLVASVATYFLAPLLTSRYRALVWMDAIGLSTFCITGTAIAMAHGASPLIAVCMGVMSATFGGIIRDVLCAESLILSSRELYVTTAVAGATAYLLLQLVNVGEMIATLGAFSIAFGLRTAAILFGLKLPQYRRPAG
- a CDS encoding acetyl-CoA C-acyltransferase family protein, producing MGTMKEIVLLSAVRTAVGSYGGGLKSVPVVDLATTVVRAAVERAGVLPADVGHTVMGHVIHTEPRDMYISRYASVTGGLPVDTPAFTVNRLCGSGLQAIVSATQQIETGQCDVAVAGGAENMSRAGYLMPSLRWGARMSDAQMVDMMVGALNDPFEGIHMGVTAENIAEKWGISREEQDALAVESHRRAAQAWEKGYFNDQIVPVELKSRKGTTLFERDEHFRADATIEGMGKLRPVFKKDGTVTAGNASGLNDAASAVVVASAEYAQAKGLKPLARLVGYAHAGCEPAYMGIGPVPAVKRLLAQTGLSVADFDVLEVNEAFAAQAIAVCRDLGLSADRTNPNGSGISLGHPIGATGSIVTTKALHELHRIGGRYALVTMCIGGGQGIAAAFERI
- a CDS encoding ATPase; translated protein: MDQTLQRLLAAEQKAEAIVQEAEKEREQVIRSALQDARAEEERFEARIPELHRSFIEKAEQRAQQTNNELKKRYDEHHVQLRNMAEERENEALDAAFQLLTDPDTGR
- a CDS encoding V-type ATPase subunit translates to MTSTSGQTYLKTRAAVMSGQLMDEQDFTAILATPLQQLEKQFGLSGISDRGLSPANLNRSIERGLINQLMNELTILLRPLNGPARETLIHWSRKFELYNLKALIRGKLNNLPYDLIRESLHILPSLISLPHEELLRTENVPELLRRLENTPYEAIARQARQVYEEKNESFSLDATIDLRYYTGLLKHAQGCDPADRSPLLKLIGSLIDRQNLPWLLRYRLNYQLSPTETYYLMIPSGRHIHTDLLKQLVNMQQLTGILEALPAPLDSQLSGAASIMEVELAMTEALNEQTRHCLHFCPSAVARTLAYMMLREMDLQRVFAILQGQVLALDETVIRQAADLDREDANV